A window of the Butyricimonas virosa genome harbors these coding sequences:
- a CDS encoding DUF1848 domain-containing protein, whose product MATWSHIEINVEGQFVNAQAPLIVSASRSTDIPAFYADWFFDRLKKGYSAWTNPFNGIKSYVSYAQTRFIVFWSKNPRPLLDYLHILEEKNIKCYIQYTLNDYETEKLEKVPSLASRIDTFKTLVKHLGKGSVIWRFDPLILTDDISIDDLLSKVQKVGDQLKGYTEKLVFSYADIKTYKKVKSNLERNGIPYHEWNEILMEEFARKLSVMNKERDWNYTLATCGEKIDIDKYGIEHNRCIDGDLITKLAWKDTKLMEFMKVKIESVPAPTLFGDINIPDNAIILPDNHYFISAHKKDPGQRELCGCMAAKDIGEYNTCPHLCEYCYANTFKDTAIANWKRHLNNPYAETITGR is encoded by the coding sequence ATGGCAACTTGGTCACATATAGAAATAAACGTAGAAGGACAATTTGTAAATGCGCAAGCACCTTTAATCGTATCTGCTAGTAGAAGTACTGATATTCCGGCTTTCTATGCAGACTGGTTTTTTGACCGATTAAAAAAAGGGTACTCAGCATGGACAAATCCGTTTAATGGTATCAAATCCTATGTTTCATACGCCCAAACAAGATTCATTGTTTTCTGGTCAAAGAATCCACGCCCATTATTGGATTATCTTCATATTCTTGAAGAAAAGAATATAAAGTGTTACATTCAATATACGTTAAATGACTACGAAACTGAAAAGCTAGAGAAAGTTCCTTCATTGGCTTCGCGAATAGATACTTTTAAAACGTTAGTAAAACATCTAGGTAAAGGCTCTGTTATTTGGAGATTTGATCCTTTGATTCTTACCGATGATATATCAATTGATGACCTGCTAAGTAAGGTGCAAAAAGTTGGGGATCAACTTAAAGGATATACTGAAAAATTGGTTTTCAGCTATGCTGACATCAAAACATATAAAAAAGTCAAGTCAAATCTTGAACGTAACGGAATCCCGTATCATGAATGGAATGAGATTCTTATGGAGGAATTTGCTCGGAAACTATCTGTAATGAACAAAGAACGAGACTGGAACTACACATTGGCAACTTGTGGAGAAAAGATAGACATTGACAAATACGGCATCGAGCACAATCGTTGTATCGATGGTGATTTGATTACCAAATTGGCATGGAAGGATACTAAACTGATGGAATTCATGAAAGTCAAAATAGAAAGTGTTCCTGCTCCTACCCTTTTTGGGGATATCAATATTCCAGATAACGCCATAATACTTCCAGACAACCATTATTTTATCAGTGCCCATAAGAAAGATCCCGGACAGCGTGAACTTTGTGGCTGCATGGCAGCTAAAGATATTGGAGAATACAATACATGCCCACATCTTTGTGAATATTGCTATGCCAATACATTTAAAGACACGGCAATAGCAAACTGGAAAAGACATCTAAATAATCCCTATGCAGAAACAATTACCGGAAGATAA